The Blastopirellula sediminis sequence AGCGACAGACTTGAATCGATCTGAAAACGGGGCAAGAAGACGTCTACTTCTCGATGCCGAAGTTGCGGCAGACTCTTTGCTCCTTCCAAGGCGAGCTGTCGTACGATTGAGATGACGTCGTATTGCGGTCGCGGCAGAAAGATCAGCATCGAGATATCGCCCCACTCGTTCGATACCTTCTCTCCGTGGTTCATCCGCTCGATCGTCTCTCGACTGTAACGCTGGTAGGGGAGGTTTAAGAGTTGCAGCGATTCGTTTTCTCCATAGGAGAAAGAGCGGCTCTTCCGCATCATCGGAACGCGGATCGCTCTCTCTGGCGAAGCGAAGAAATCTTCTTCGCTGGTTGCGGCGGCCGAGAATGGATATTCCCAGGCCCCCAGAAAATAGATCGCGTTGGTCAGGACCAGCCGCGACATCGGGTTCAGGGTCTGCGGCGGGATGAGTTCGGGGATGCAATCCGCCGTTTGCGCCGCCACCCAAGCGTTGATCTGCTGGCGAGCCGCTTCGGGATCTTGCTGAAAATCAACCTCGCCAAGTTCGGCCCCAAAAGACTCACGCGTGGTACGCAGAAATTCGGGCAGAAAGTGATACGACTGCTGTCCCCAGATTCGATTGGCCGAGCGAAACTCGACTCCTCCAGGACGCGCATTCGCCGCGAGATCGACGAACGCCGTCTGAACTCGCTCGTCGGAAAACGGAAAGCCGAGCGAGTTGGTCAATTCCGACAAGGTTTCTGCGGCGGCGCCTGACATCGTCATGGCAATCGCTGTTGCGATTCCGCTTGGGGAAAGCAGCAAGTTGTCGCAACTCGCCTGGCCGATCTGATCGAACAGCCGAAACCCAAATTGGTTGACGCTTTTGGCGAGACGAATTTGATCGCCGGGATCTTTCCAGGGAGTCTCGGGCTTCATGCGGCGGTTTCGCTTCCTTGACTGATCGCTTGCGTTTCGAGCTTCAAAGGAAAGGCGCCAGGCCAAGGCCTGATCTACCGAATCGACTCTTCCGGCAGTCCCGATTGAATCCCTTCGTCGAGCGGCATTTGATCCGGATTGCCGTTGCCGTGCACCGCGATCAGGCGGTCGAGTTCGGCTCGCAGTTGTTTGACCGTGTCGGCGTAGGCGGGATCGTTGATCAGGTTGTGATCTTCCGCCGGATCGGCTTTCAGGTCGTACAGTTCGGCCATATGTTTGTCAGGCGAGCCGTCGCCGTGCGGGTAGCGGATGTACTTGTACTGGTCGGTTCGCAGTGCCCGGACGTTGGGAGTGTAGGGGAACTGCTTTTCGTAGTTGTATTCGTAGTAGAAGCTGTCGCGCCAGCCGGAGTCGTCTCCTTGGGCGAGCTTCTTCCAGCTTTTGCCGTGAATGTTCTCCAGCGGTTTGGCGCCGCAGACGTCGAGGATCGACGGAGCGAAGTCGATGGTGGCCGAGATGTTTTCGATCACCCGCGGTTTGTCGGTCGGCGTCAGGCCGGGGTAGCGAACGACCAGCGGAATGCGGATCGACGGTTCGTGGCCGGTTCGTTTGTCGACCATGCCATGCTCTCCTTCGAGCAGAC is a genomic window containing:
- a CDS encoding serpin family protein translates to MKPETPWKDPGDQIRLAKSVNQFGFRLFDQIGQASCDNLLLSPSGIATAIAMTMSGAAAETLSELTNSLGFPFSDERVQTAFVDLAANARPGGVEFRSANRIWGQQSYHFLPEFLRTTRESFGAELGEVDFQQDPEAARQQINAWVAAQTADCIPELIPPQTLNPMSRLVLTNAIYFLGAWEYPFSAAATSEEDFFASPERAIRVPMMRKSRSFSYGENESLQLLNLPYQRYSRETIERMNHGEKVSNEWGDISMLIFLPRPQYDVISIVRQLALEGAKSLPQLRHREVDVFLPRFQIDSSLSLGATLQRLGVKKAFTLDADFSRMSDDPEGLLISDVLHQAFIKVDEEGTEAAAATAVMHIGGAAYEKQVPVEFRADRPFLFAIQDNWTQSIHFLGRYMG